From Skermanella sp. TT6, a single genomic window includes:
- a CDS encoding accessory factor UbiK family protein, whose product MQVDNKLLDDLARVAGGAVGALTGLRGEVEAQVRQQFERILSRMDLVSREEFEAAREMAAKARSEQEDLTDRVTALEALVATLLAERELAHGTAAPKRPAGGHAAKPAADEAGDAKPVSASGGA is encoded by the coding sequence ATGCAGGTCGATAACAAGCTTCTCGACGATCTGGCCCGGGTGGCGGGCGGCGCGGTCGGCGCGCTGACCGGATTGCGCGGTGAGGTCGAGGCACAGGTGCGCCAGCAGTTCGAGCGCATCCTCAGCCGGATGGACCTGGTCAGCCGGGAGGAGTTCGAGGCGGCCCGCGAAATGGCGGCCAAGGCCCGCTCCGAGCAGGAGGACCTGACGGACCGGGTGACCGCGCTGGAGGCGCTGGTCGCGACCCTGCTCGCCGAACGCGAGCTGGCCCACGGGACGGCCGCCCCGAAACGCCCGGCCGGCGGCCATGCCGCCAAGCCCGCGGCGGACGAGGCGGGGGACGCCAAGCCCGTTTCCGCTTCCGGCGGCGCCTGA
- a CDS encoding YbjN domain-containing protein: MSAVAVEETPTSTLNPLDIVEEIVVANEWPFDRSNEDELIVEIAARWCDYRLYFVWQGEVSAMQFSCQFDMKATKARRHELNELLSEVNAKMWLGHFDVCPDEHTPMFRHTTLLRGAPRASVEQMEDLVEIALMECERFYPAFQFVISGGKSASEAVTAAILDTVGEA, translated from the coding sequence ATGTCGGCAGTCGCCGTCGAAGAAACGCCCACGTCAACGCTCAATCCGCTGGATATCGTCGAGGAGATCGTCGTCGCCAACGAGTGGCCGTTCGACCGTTCCAACGAGGATGAGCTGATCGTCGAGATCGCCGCGCGCTGGTGCGATTACCGCCTCTATTTCGTCTGGCAGGGCGAGGTGAGCGCGATGCAGTTCTCCTGCCAGTTCGACATGAAGGCGACCAAGGCCCGCCGGCACGAGCTCAACGAGCTGCTGTCCGAGGTCAACGCCAAGATGTGGCTGGGCCATTTCGACGTCTGCCCCGACGAGCACACCCCCATGTTCCGCCACACGACGCTGCTGCGCGGCGCGCCGCGGGCGAGCGTCGAGCAGATGGAGGACCTGGTCGAGATCGCCCTGATGGAGTGCGAGCGCTTCTATCCCGCCTTCCAGTTCGTCATCTCCGGCGGCAAGTCGGCGTCGGAAGCCGTGACCGCGGCCATCCTGGACACGGTGGGGGAGGCCTGA
- a CDS encoding class I SAM-dependent methyltransferase: MDDGGLAGHLRRRIAVEGPISVAAFMGDALGHPQHGYYITADRFGAAGDFVTAPEISQMFGELIGLWCAHTWSAMGAPDQVSLVELGPGRGTLMRDALRAAAMVPQFRDAARVHLVETSPVLRDRQRELLAPALGDRPPRWHDTLAGVPDGPLLVIANEFFDALPIRQFEKTAHGWTERMVDFDEEGGCFRFVLDRRPGPVEALIPAAIREAPPGSVFEACPAAMAVAHELGVRLAASGGAALIVDYGHPVSAAGETLQAVRRHAFVPVLKAPGTADLTAHVDFGMLADAARSGGARTWGPTTQGAFLAALGIRERAAQLRRRATPEQAADIDSAVHRLIDGSEMGTLFKVLALTDPRQEGAAGI; this comes from the coding sequence ATGGATGACGGCGGACTGGCCGGGCACCTGAGACGGCGCATCGCCGTGGAGGGGCCGATCTCCGTGGCGGCCTTCATGGGCGACGCGCTGGGACACCCGCAGCACGGCTACTACATCACCGCCGACCGGTTCGGCGCCGCCGGCGACTTCGTGACGGCGCCGGAGATCAGCCAGATGTTCGGGGAGCTGATCGGCCTGTGGTGCGCCCATACCTGGTCGGCGATGGGCGCGCCGGACCAGGTCAGCCTGGTGGAGCTGGGACCCGGGCGCGGCACCCTGATGCGCGACGCCCTGCGGGCCGCCGCCATGGTGCCGCAGTTCCGCGACGCCGCCCGGGTCCACCTGGTCGAGACCAGCCCGGTCCTGCGCGACCGGCAGCGCGAGCTGCTGGCGCCGGCGCTGGGGGACCGCCCTCCCCGCTGGCACGACACGCTGGCCGGGGTGCCGGACGGCCCGCTGCTGGTGATCGCCAACGAGTTCTTCGACGCCCTGCCGATCCGGCAGTTCGAGAAGACCGCCCACGGCTGGACCGAGCGGATGGTGGATTTCGACGAGGAAGGCGGCTGCTTCCGCTTCGTGCTCGACCGCCGGCCGGGCCCCGTCGAGGCACTGATCCCGGCCGCCATACGGGAGGCGCCGCCGGGCAGCGTGTTCGAGGCGTGCCCCGCGGCCATGGCGGTCGCGCACGAGCTGGGCGTCCGGCTGGCGGCGTCGGGCGGGGCCGCCCTGATCGTCGATTACGGCCATCCGGTCTCCGCGGCCGGCGAGACGCTCCAGGCGGTTCGGCGCCACGCCTTCGTGCCGGTGCTGAAGGCGCCCGGGACGGCCGACCTGACGGCCCACGTGGATTTCGGGATGCTGGCCGACGCGGCCCGGTCCGGCGGCGCCCGGACCTGGGGGCCGACCACGCAGGGCGCCTTCCTGGCCGCCCTGGGCATCCGGGAGCGGGCCGCGCAGCTGCGCCGGCGGGCGACGCCGGAGCAGGCGGCGGACATCGATTCGGCCGTCCATCGCTTGATCGACGGTTCCGAGATGGGCACACTGTTCAAGGTCCTGGCCCTCACCGATCCCCGGCAGGAAGGCGCCGCGGGGATCTGA
- the lgt gene encoding prolipoprotein diacylglyceryl transferase, translating to MLAILFPAIDPVAIQIGPIAIRWYALAYLVGFVAGWRYCIHLARKDERPPTSVDFDDFLTWAVIGVILGGRIGYVLFYNTGYYLGNPLEALAVWHGGMSFHGGLLGVMAAILLFSRRRGFSPLALGDLIACAAPIGLFFGRIANFVNAELWGRVADVPWAVIFPGERAGGLPRHPSQLYEAALEGLVLFAVLAVLARRRSVRARPGLLAGIFFIGYGLSRIFAEYFREPDPQLGFLLGGHATMGQILSVPMVLFGLALVVHARRKGRVDSHGPVGRADARDG from the coding sequence ATGCTTGCCATCCTGTTCCCCGCCATCGACCCGGTCGCGATCCAGATCGGCCCCATCGCAATCCGCTGGTACGCCCTGGCCTACCTGGTCGGCTTCGTCGCCGGGTGGCGCTACTGCATCCATCTGGCGCGCAAGGACGAACGGCCGCCGACCTCGGTCGATTTCGACGATTTCCTGACCTGGGCGGTGATCGGCGTGATCCTGGGCGGCCGGATCGGCTACGTGCTTTTCTACAATACCGGATACTACCTGGGCAATCCGCTGGAGGCGCTGGCGGTCTGGCACGGCGGCATGTCGTTCCACGGCGGCCTGCTGGGGGTCATGGCGGCGATCCTGCTGTTCTCGCGCCGGCGGGGCTTCTCGCCGCTGGCGCTGGGCGACCTGATCGCCTGCGCCGCGCCGATCGGCCTCTTCTTCGGGCGCATCGCCAACTTCGTCAATGCCGAGCTGTGGGGCCGCGTGGCCGACGTGCCGTGGGCGGTGATCTTCCCGGGGGAACGGGCCGGCGGCCTGCCCCGCCATCCCAGCCAGCTCTACGAGGCGGCGCTGGAAGGGCTGGTGCTGTTCGCCGTGCTGGCCGTGCTCGCGCGGCGCCGGTCGGTCAGGGCGCGGCCCGGGCTGCTGGCCGGGATCTTCTTCATCGGCTACGGCCTGTCGCGGATCTTCGCCGAATATTTCCGGGAGCCCGACCCGCAGCTGGGTTTCCTGCTGGGCGGCCACGCCACCATGGGCCAGATCCTGTCCGTCCCCATGGTGCTGTTCGGGCTGGCGCTGGTGGTCCATGCCCGGCGCAAGGGCCGGGTGGACTCCCATGGACCCGTCGGCCGGGCGGATGCGCGGGATGGATGA
- a CDS encoding ribose-phosphate pyrophosphokinase encodes MKVIAGNSNRPLAEAISAALNVPLTKASIRRFSDMEVFVEILENVRGEDVFVIQSTSYPANDNLMELLVTIDALRRGSARRITAVLPYYGYARQDRKTGPRTPISAKLVANLITMAGANRVLTLDLHAGQIQGFFDIPLDNLEGAPVFVRHIQETTKHGDQLVIVSPDVGGVVRARAIAKRLDADLAIIDKRRERAGVSEVMNIIGEVEGRRCILVDDIVDSGGTLCNAAAALMKEGAKSVSAYVTHGVLSGGAVARVSSSPLEMLVTTDSIQATEAVRVSRNVRQLTIAPLIAEAITRISEERSVSSLFN; translated from the coding sequence ATGAAAGTCATTGCCGGCAACAGCAACCGGCCGCTGGCCGAAGCGATCTCGGCCGCACTCAACGTGCCGTTGACCAAGGCCAGCATTCGCCGTTTCTCGGACATGGAAGTGTTCGTCGAGATCCTGGAGAACGTCCGCGGCGAGGACGTGTTCGTCATCCAGTCGACTTCGTACCCCGCCAACGACAACCTGATGGAGCTGCTGGTCACCATCGATGCGCTGCGCCGCGGATCCGCGCGCCGCATCACGGCCGTGCTGCCCTATTACGGCTATGCCCGGCAGGACCGCAAGACGGGTCCGCGGACGCCGATCTCGGCCAAGCTGGTGGCCAACCTGATCACCATGGCCGGGGCCAACCGCGTGCTGACGCTGGACCTGCACGCCGGCCAGATCCAGGGATTCTTCGACATCCCGCTGGACAACCTGGAGGGCGCGCCGGTCTTCGTCCGCCACATCCAGGAGACCACCAAGCACGGCGACCAGCTGGTCATCGTGTCGCCGGACGTCGGCGGCGTGGTGCGCGCCCGCGCCATCGCCAAGCGGCTCGACGCCGACCTGGCGATCATCGACAAGCGCCGCGAGCGGGCCGGCGTGTCCGAGGTGATGAACATCATCGGCGAGGTCGAGGGCCGGCGCTGCATCCTGGTGGACGACATCGTCGACAGCGGCGGCACCCTGTGCAACGCCGCCGCCGCCCTGATGAAGGAGGGCGCGAAGTCGGTCAGCGCCTATGTCACCCACGGCGTGCTGTCCGGCGGTGCCGTCGCCCGCGTGTCGTCGTCGCCGCTGGAGATGCTGGTGACCACCGACAGCATCCAGGCGACCGAGGCCGTGCGCGTGTCGCGCAAC
- the pgeF gene encoding peptidoglycan editing factor PgeF has product MITLGALNDIPAVRHGFFTKRGGVSTGIYASLNCGLGSNDDPRHVAENRRRCAAAFDLEPDRLVTLYQVHSPDVVTVERPWQPGETPPRADAMVTAAPGVALGILTADCVPVLFADAEAGVIGAAHAGWKGARAGVIEATVGAMAALGARPDRIVAAIGPCIAQRSYEVGPEFPAPFLDEDAANGDFFAPARRAGHFMFDVGGYVARRLGRSGVAALQRCPNDTVAEEDRFFSYRRATLRGEADYGRGISVIVRQA; this is encoded by the coding sequence GTGATCACACTCGGCGCGCTGAACGACATTCCGGCCGTCCGGCACGGCTTCTTCACCAAGCGGGGAGGCGTCAGCACGGGCATCTACGCCTCCCTCAACTGCGGGCTCGGATCGAACGACGATCCGCGCCACGTCGCCGAGAACCGGCGCCGCTGCGCCGCGGCGTTCGACCTGGAACCCGACCGGCTGGTCACGCTCTACCAGGTCCACAGCCCCGACGTGGTCACGGTGGAACGGCCCTGGCAGCCCGGCGAGACGCCGCCCCGCGCCGACGCCATGGTCACCGCCGCGCCGGGCGTGGCGCTCGGCATCCTGACCGCCGACTGCGTCCCGGTCCTGTTCGCCGACGCCGAGGCCGGCGTGATCGGGGCCGCGCATGCCGGATGGAAGGGTGCCAGGGCCGGCGTGATCGAGGCGACGGTCGGCGCCATGGCGGCCCTGGGCGCGCGTCCCGACCGCATCGTCGCGGCCATAGGCCCCTGCATCGCCCAGCGCTCCTACGAGGTCGGGCCGGAGTTCCCGGCGCCGTTCCTCGACGAGGACGCGGCGAACGGCGATTTCTTCGCGCCGGCGCGCCGGGCCGGGCACTTCATGTTCGACGTCGGCGGCTATGTCGCGCGCCGACTCGGCCGCAGCGGGGTCGCGGCGCTCCAGCGCTGCCCGAACGACACGGTGGCCGAGGAGGACCGCTTCTTCAGCTATCGCCGGGCGACCCTGCGCGGCGAGGCGGACTACGGCCGCGGCATTTCGGTCATCGTCCGGCAGGCCTGA